One Bradyrhizobium zhanjiangense DNA segment encodes these proteins:
- a CDS encoding aspartate aminotransferase family protein, whose amino-acid sequence MLSNSLIELDRAHLIHPVSSYRSHEATGVRVLKSGKGATLTDVSGRQLLDGFAGLWCVNAGYGQDSIVNAALRQLRELPYATGYFGLGSDPAIRLAARLAELAPGDLNHVYFTLGGSDAVDSTIRFIRYYYHAEGRPQKDQFISVESGYHGSSTAGAGLTALPAFHAGFGVPYNWQHKIPSHYAYRNPVGSHPQAIIAASVAALRAKIAELGADRVAAFYVEPIQGSGGVLVPPPSWLKAMHAVCREHDVLFVADEVITGFGRTGPLFACEEDDVVPDLMTTAKGLTSGYVPMGAVLMSDRVYNTIADGAGKAPVGHGYTYSAHPVSAAVGLACLDLYESGLLENGRKAGHRLMEGLRALADHPLVGDIRGRGMLAAIELVTDKERKTPLPAEADAARRIFDRAWDNGLVIRAFAQGVLGYAPPLCCTDADIDGTIERTRTTLDQTLEDKDIRAAMKG is encoded by the coding sequence ATGTTGAGCAACTCGCTGATTGAACTCGATCGCGCGCATTTGATTCATCCGGTCTCATCCTATCGCAGCCACGAGGCGACGGGCGTCCGTGTGCTGAAGTCAGGGAAAGGCGCGACGCTGACCGATGTCTCGGGCCGTCAATTGCTGGACGGCTTCGCCGGCCTGTGGTGTGTCAATGCGGGCTACGGGCAGGACAGCATCGTCAATGCGGCTTTGAGGCAGCTGCGCGAACTGCCTTATGCGACGGGTTATTTCGGGTTGGGCTCCGACCCGGCCATCCGGTTGGCCGCAAGGCTGGCTGAACTCGCGCCTGGCGATCTGAACCATGTCTATTTCACCTTGGGCGGCTCCGACGCCGTCGACAGCACGATCCGCTTCATCCGGTACTATTATCATGCCGAGGGGAGGCCGCAGAAGGATCAGTTCATTTCCGTCGAATCCGGCTACCATGGATCGTCGACGGCAGGGGCCGGCTTGACCGCGCTGCCGGCCTTTCACGCGGGCTTCGGAGTGCCTTACAACTGGCAGCACAAAATTCCATCGCACTACGCCTATCGCAATCCTGTCGGTTCGCATCCCCAGGCTATCATTGCGGCATCGGTCGCCGCTCTGCGGGCCAAGATCGCCGAGCTCGGCGCCGACCGCGTCGCCGCCTTCTATGTCGAGCCGATACAGGGGTCAGGAGGTGTCCTCGTTCCGCCGCCATCCTGGCTGAAGGCCATGCACGCTGTTTGTAGGGAGCATGATGTTCTTTTCGTCGCCGATGAGGTCATCACCGGCTTTGGCCGAACCGGCCCGCTGTTTGCCTGTGAGGAGGACGACGTCGTGCCGGATCTCATGACCACGGCAAAAGGCTTGACCTCGGGCTATGTGCCGATGGGGGCCGTTCTGATGTCCGACCGCGTCTACAACACCATTGCCGACGGCGCCGGCAAGGCGCCCGTCGGCCACGGCTACACCTATTCCGCACATCCTGTCAGTGCAGCCGTCGGGCTCGCGTGCCTGGACCTTTACGAAAGCGGCCTGCTGGAAAACGGCCGAAAGGCCGGGCATCGTCTGATGGAAGGTCTTCGCGCGCTTGCCGATCATCCGCTCGTCGGCGATATCAGGGGGCGCGGCATGCTGGCTGCGATCGAGCTCGTGACTGACAAGGAGCGCAAGACGCCGCTGCCGGCGGAAGCCGACGCGGCGCGTCGTATTTTCGACCGCGCATGGGACAACGGCCTCGTCATCCGCGCCTTTGCCCAGGGCGTGCTGGGCTATGCGCCGCCGCTCTGCTGCACGGATGCGGACATCGACGGCACCATTGAGCGAACCAGGACGACGCTCGACCAGACGCTCGAAGACAAGGACATCCGCGCGGCCATGAAAGGGTAA